Below is a genomic region from Henckelia pumila isolate YLH828 chromosome 3, ASM3356847v2, whole genome shotgun sequence.
ATTATTATTGAGATATCATATTAGAATATGGAATGGATTCAAAATCGACTTGAATTTTTTCCATCGAAAtaattacaaaaattttaaaccaatggatttaaatataaactctcAAATCCATTAATAATCTAAGAACAATCTTTTCACACGtatcttaaaataaataaacaacctTTTCACACGTAGTCATGTTTTGTCAAGTAACATTTTAATGAAAATTCGTTGGCTAATTTTGCAATGTGTGGATCTTTATGGACCaacaaaatatgaaaatatatatgtGGCTAGGGAATTTTACGGAATGTAGACTTGACAAAAGCTTTTATATTTGCCCTTGAAACCTTATATTTAGCATAATTCCTTTTGTAATCACTAATCAGCATTAAAAATACCAATTCATGAACTTTTCAATACCCTAATTTTATACACAAATCAATGGAATTATTAAAgggaaattgttttttttttcatatatatttacttCTTTTCGATTTTGATACTCTAGCTTATCAAATTTCTATTATATAGTACTCTAGCTTTTAATTTCTGATAAATTTGATCTTTTTATCACTAAAAATAGTGATAACATTGCAAACATGAACACAAATACACCATTTAGCATTTCGCTCGAGGAAAGTTTCAAAAGTGAAGGGTTGCGAAGTAGTTTATTTTCTCGAAAAAGTAATTTGAATTAATCATAAATTCCTTCATCACTATTTGAATAGTATATTAAAATCAATCtaaaaaacatacaaaataGGGAAAAAAATAGAGGATGTTTGGTTGAGCTTATAAACTCTACAAAACAACTTATACGATGTTTTACAACTTATATATGGAGCTAAAGGGTAAccttgagtttttttttatttaaaaaaagatcttatttctCCAAAAATATCATtgcatattttcataaatccTCCCACTATGTCCTCCCATCATTAAATATTGAAtaatatttgttttaaaaaaattcaaatgctatcaaattttctaaattaaaatataaaatagttaTATTTTCTTACTATCGGTTATTCAAAAACTATTTTCAGATACCACCTAATGTGGAGACCCCTAATGCGAACTACAACACAACGAGACAAACAAAccgaaataatttttttttcaaacggGGCCGCGCTCGAGCACAGCTTTTTGCCGCTCGAGCGGGAACTGTTTCTGCTACAGTAAAACAAAGGGTAACtatttagtatttatattatcTTCTTaacaatatatcattttttatcattttgacaataaaaaaaaatcttacaaTACCAAacctaaaaattttaaagttatttaaaataagtttatccaagTCATTTAACAgcgtatttttaaaataaatcccGACAACTTACAAACTCCTAAAAATAACTTTATATATAAACTCTAAAATAAGGTTAATGGTCAAACACCCTCTTACTCAATCATATAGCTTGAGCTAGTAATCCTTTGTGCTTTGTATCACTATTTCTTAAATCTAATATTGTAAATAAACTGACAATAAATTTAATCATTACTATAACCATTAATTGTATACTCGATACGAATTAATAATCTCATAAATGGAAATTCCTTCCAACTTTTGAAGACACAAATTAAAGAATCAATGAAGTTTACGATCTAATTGTAATGAATGATTGATTAACGTAAATCGACAGAACGAATACACAATTTCGTTGCTAATAAATTGAATACACTCATCAAATTAAAGAATATATAATATTGAAGAACAAATCTAACACTGACTCAGTAATGGCAATCGATCAAAGAAGAGTTGGAGAAGACGATGACTTCTTCTTTCGAACCAAAAGGAAACAGCTTGGACTGATCCGAACAATCATGATCTTCCTGGGCTGCAGGGAGATTAAGGTCCAAGGACAAAAGATTCCTCGGCCTTTTGACTTGTCGAAACTCGCTACTTGCCGCCGCAGCGTGCGGCGGAGGAATCGGCCTGTGGCGGCGCATGTGGCCGCCTAAAGCCTGGCCGGAGGCGAATTCGGCTCCACACAAGGAACATTCATGGACCCTACATTTGTTTCTATCGAAAGATGGAATATTTGACAAGGGAAGCGAAAGAGTACTCAATGATTCTTGCTTGTTTCTTGAAAACAATGGCGGCTTCTCTTCTAAGGGAAGCATTAATGTTTTATTACTGTTTTTTTTGTGGCTTGATCTGTGGCCTCCCAAAGCCTGGAATGAAGGGAAACTTTTGTTACAAGTCTTGCACTGGTAGTGCTCCGTCGCCGCCCGCGGCTGTGATGATTTTCTTGATCCTCCTCCGGACAAGAGAATCAAGCAGTTGGCCATGTATTCCTCCTCCTCATCCGCACTGCTCGGCGTGAGCTCGCCTGAATTATCTGAACAGCCGGAGGATTCGACGCTCAATATCGATCCACCACCGCCAAACCCGCCGCCCGTGCTGTATGAGTTAGCGGCCAATATGGTTAATGCCAGCGGGGAGGAGGGCCTTGGCCGCTTGCTACGTTTCCCCTTGACCATGATCACTTCTTGATCAATTTGCATGATATATCCAAAGTGCTAGCTAGCTTGTTACTGAATATGAGGCTTAAGGAGAAAATTTTGATTGC
It encodes:
- the LOC140893280 gene encoding zinc finger protein ZAT5-like, producing the protein MQIDQEVIMVKGKRSKRPRPSSPLALTILAANSYSTGGGFGGGGSILSVESSGCSDNSGELTPSSADEEEEYMANCLILLSGGGSRKSSQPRAATEHYQCKTCNKSFPSFQALGGHRSSHKKNSNKTLMLPLEEKPPLFSRNKQESLSTLSLPLSNIPSFDRNKCRVHECSLCGAEFASGQALGGHMRRHRPIPPPHAAAASSEFRQVKRPRNLLSLDLNLPAAQEDHDCSDQSKLFPFGSKEEVIVFSNSSLIDCHY